In the genome of Oceanispirochaeta sp. M1, one region contains:
- a CDS encoding glycyl-radical enzyme activating protein yields the protein MNAIVFDIKRFAVHDGPGIRTTLFIKGCPLNCKWCHNPEGIEADRQLWYFQNQCLKCGDCVPVCPVGALTMGKEGISIDRELCTSCGLCTEVCPTGALHFLGNLMDVDEIEKELLRDLPFFEESHGGITLSGGEPLSKPELVKEILTRMKAKGIHCVVETSLFTSTAILESILPLVDMFLTDIKIIDSAAHMEHAAVPNEQILQNFRTLADSDREVLVRIPIIPGFTDSQDNLEGIADFLNTLSRKLPVELMNFNPLARDKFRILGRPYEPADADQPYPVEQMEEFREIFRQKGLEIK from the coding sequence ATGAACGCCATAGTATTTGATATCAAAAGATTCGCAGTCCATGACGGTCCCGGTATAAGGACTACACTCTTTATTAAAGGCTGCCCCCTGAACTGCAAATGGTGCCATAATCCCGAAGGAATAGAAGCCGACAGGCAGCTGTGGTATTTTCAGAATCAATGTCTTAAATGCGGTGACTGTGTTCCCGTCTGCCCGGTGGGTGCTCTCACAATGGGTAAAGAGGGGATCAGCATCGATCGGGAACTGTGTACAAGCTGCGGTTTATGCACCGAGGTCTGCCCCACAGGAGCCCTTCATTTTCTCGGGAATCTGATGGATGTTGATGAGATTGAAAAGGAACTGCTCCGGGATCTTCCGTTTTTTGAAGAGTCCCACGGGGGCATCACCCTAAGCGGTGGAGAGCCTTTGAGTAAACCGGAACTGGTTAAAGAAATCCTTACAAGGATGAAGGCAAAGGGAATCCATTGTGTAGTGGAGACCAGCCTGTTTACATCAACAGCCATACTGGAATCTATTCTGCCTCTGGTTGATATGTTTCTTACGGATATCAAAATTATCGATTCTGCCGCCCACATGGAGCATGCAGCTGTACCTAATGAACAGATCCTGCAGAACTTCAGGACTCTGGCAGATTCGGACCGGGAAGTTCTGGTTCGAATCCCCATCATTCCCGGATTCACTGACTCACAGGATAACCTTGAGGGAATTGCAGATTTTCTAAATACTCTAAGCCGTAAACTGCCGGTTGAGCTTATGAACTTCAATCCACTTGCCCGTGACAAGTTCAGAATTCTCGGAAGACCCTATGAGCCTGCGGATGCGGATCAGCCCTATCCGGTAGAGCAGATGGAAGAATTTCGAGAGATCTTCCGTCAAAAAGGCTTAGAAATCAAGTAA
- a CDS encoding glycyl radical protein produces the protein MKERISAFRDRILSTRPTICTERARFYTDAYKTHADKPVILKRAYALKDTLEKMSIRIEPEELIVGNHSSAIYAAPIFPEYAVEWIINEIDEFENRPGDAFFPDDKCKKELLEICTEWEGRTTLDKGRALMTEELLAIHEAGIIRAEGNLTSGDAHIAVHFPKVLEKGLDWYVDYVEELLNNTDTVNARGIRKYQYYKATVISLKAMRIYIRRYAELAELLAGSNMNTERSAELRLIAENCRMISSKPAGTFYEALQLSYFLQLIMQIESNGHSQSMGRVDQYLYPYYIKDKDRISDDFVMELFENTWLKLLSMKKIRSWSHTRFSAGGPLYQNVTIGGQLRDGSDATNELSYLILRSVGDTRLTQPNLTVRFHPGLSKEFLDECIEVIRMGFGMPAFNNDSIVIPSFLELGVEEEDAWDYSAIGCVETAVPGRWGYRCTGKHFLNFMRVFMAALNDGTDPVSGRQFCKGTGMFTDFTEFSQLQEAWDRQVRYYAKAGIAIDAAIDVVLRDEAPDILCSAFTEPCLERGQTIHEGGSKYDFESGLQVGIANLGDSLAAIKKLVFEEKRISAGELMEALENNFEGTGGEKIRQILLNHAPKFGNDNDYVDDLLVDAYNSYIDEIQNYRTIREGSEAIGCRYYAGTSSISGNVPAGSVVPATPDGRKAGKPLAEGSSPSSGADKNGPTAVMRSITKLPTNKILGGVLLNQKMTPAILAEEANRDKLSAMLHGFFDELKGWHIQFNIVDRATLEAAQAAPEEFRDLIVRVAGYSAFFTNLSAETQNDIISRTEQVI, from the coding sequence ATGAAAGAGCGGATCAGTGCATTCAGAGACAGGATACTCTCTACCAGGCCGACAATCTGTACCGAAAGAGCCAGATTTTATACTGATGCCTATAAAACTCATGCCGATAAACCGGTAATTCTCAAAAGAGCTTATGCTCTGAAAGACACCCTTGAGAAGATGAGCATCCGGATTGAACCGGAAGAACTGATTGTAGGAAACCATTCCTCCGCCATCTACGCCGCCCCCATATTCCCTGAATATGCAGTGGAGTGGATCATTAATGAAATAGATGAGTTTGAAAACCGCCCGGGTGATGCCTTTTTCCCTGATGATAAATGCAAAAAGGAACTCCTTGAAATATGCACAGAGTGGGAAGGCCGCACAACTCTGGACAAGGGCCGCGCCCTGATGACAGAGGAACTGCTGGCCATTCATGAAGCCGGAATTATCCGGGCCGAAGGAAACCTTACCTCCGGTGATGCCCATATAGCCGTCCACTTCCCCAAGGTTCTGGAAAAGGGACTGGACTGGTATGTGGATTACGTTGAAGAACTCCTCAATAATACGGACACCGTCAATGCCCGGGGCATCAGGAAGTATCAGTACTACAAGGCCACAGTGATATCCCTTAAGGCTATGCGGATATATATCAGACGCTATGCAGAACTGGCTGAGCTTCTGGCCGGCAGTAATATGAATACAGAACGCAGTGCAGAACTGAGACTGATTGCAGAGAACTGCAGGATGATCTCTTCCAAACCTGCCGGAACCTTCTATGAAGCCCTGCAATTGAGTTATTTCCTGCAGCTGATTATGCAGATTGAGAGTAATGGTCACTCCCAGTCCATGGGACGTGTGGATCAGTACCTCTACCCCTATTACATAAAAGATAAGGACCGCATCAGCGACGATTTTGTGATGGAGCTTTTTGAGAATACATGGCTCAAACTGCTGAGTATGAAAAAGATCCGGTCATGGTCTCATACCAGATTCTCCGCGGGAGGACCTCTGTATCAGAATGTCACCATCGGAGGCCAGCTCCGTGACGGTTCGGATGCAACAAACGAACTCAGTTATCTCATACTCAGATCTGTGGGTGACACAAGACTGACCCAGCCCAATCTCACTGTCCGTTTCCATCCGGGACTCTCAAAGGAATTCCTGGATGAATGTATAGAAGTTATCCGCATGGGCTTCGGAATGCCCGCCTTCAATAACGACTCCATCGTTATTCCTTCATTCCTGGAACTGGGAGTGGAAGAGGAGGATGCCTGGGACTACTCCGCCATCGGCTGTGTTGAAACTGCCGTCCCCGGACGCTGGGGATACCGCTGTACGGGAAAACACTTCCTTAACTTCATGCGGGTATTTATGGCGGCTCTCAATGACGGAACCGATCCTGTGAGCGGAAGACAATTCTGCAAGGGAACCGGTATGTTCACAGACTTCACCGAGTTTTCACAGCTCCAGGAGGCCTGGGACAGACAGGTCCGCTATTATGCCAAGGCAGGGATCGCCATCGATGCTGCCATTGATGTGGTTCTCCGTGATGAAGCACCGGATATACTATGTTCCGCATTTACCGAACCATGCCTGGAGAGGGGACAGACAATCCATGAGGGCGGAAGCAAATATGACTTTGAATCGGGACTGCAGGTGGGAATTGCCAACCTGGGAGACTCTCTGGCAGCCATAAAGAAGCTGGTGTTCGAAGAGAAGAGAATAAGTGCCGGTGAGCTGATGGAAGCCCTGGAAAATAACTTTGAAGGTACCGGCGGAGAGAAGATCAGACAGATTCTCCTAAACCATGCCCCTAAATTCGGAAATGATAATGACTATGTAGATGATCTCCTTGTAGACGCCTACAACTCCTATATTGATGAAATCCAGAATTACAGAACAATCAGGGAAGGCTCGGAAGCCATCGGCTGCCGCTACTATGCCGGAACCTCAAGTATTTCAGGGAATGTACCTGCAGGTTCTGTTGTACCTGCCACACCCGATGGCAGAAAGGCTGGAAAACCACTTGCTGAAGGCTCATCCCCCTCTTCGGGTGCCGATAAAAACGGGCCCACCGCGGTTATGAGAAGTATTACTAAGCTTCCCACCAACAAGATCCTGGGAGGTGTACTATTGAATCAGAAAATGACTCCCGCCATTCTTGCCGAAGAGGCAAACAGAGATAAACTCTCCGCCATGCTCCATGGATTCTTTGACGAACTCAAGGGCTGGCATATCCAGTTTAATATTGTAGATAGAGCAACCCTGGAGGCAGCTCAGGCGGCCCCTGAAGAGTTCAGGGACCTGATTGTCAGGGTTGCCGGATATTCAGCCTTTTTCACAAATCTTTCTGCAGAAACACAAAACGATATTATCTCAAGAACCGAACAGGTTATTTAA
- a CDS encoding DeoR/GlpR family DNA-binding transcription regulator, producing the protein MNQRQKNILQLVSLGGEVSVQELSDNLDVSLVTIRSDLRSLEDQDLLVRTRGGAALSSKDDIAHRLGINTSAKLRIAKAAAALVNEGDTILLEAGSCIALMARELKGFQSLNVLTNNAFVARQLKDADGVRVILLGGEFQKGSETMVGPMIREYMSYYHYSKVFLGMDGFTAEDGAMCRDIDRAEVMKEFVIQGSEVILLSDSSKFGEKAVRSFASSKEIDRIVTDCDINATMLEKLSEDLLIETV; encoded by the coding sequence ATGAATCAGCGTCAAAAGAATATTCTGCAGCTTGTAAGCCTGGGTGGGGAAGTTTCTGTTCAGGAGCTCTCGGATAACCTGGATGTATCACTTGTAACCATCCGGAGTGATCTCAGATCTCTTGAAGACCAGGATCTTCTGGTGAGAACCAGAGGAGGGGCCGCTCTCTCAAGTAAAGATGATATTGCCCACCGCCTGGGAATCAATACATCCGCCAAGCTCAGAATCGCCAAGGCGGCTGCAGCCCTTGTGAATGAGGGAGATACCATTCTTCTTGAAGCCGGTTCCTGCATCGCCTTAATGGCAAGAGAGCTTAAGGGGTTTCAGAGTCTGAATGTCCTGACAAATAATGCTTTTGTGGCCCGTCAGCTTAAAGATGCTGATGGTGTCAGGGTCATACTGCTGGGTGGTGAGTTTCAAAAAGGCAGTGAGACCATGGTGGGACCCATGATCCGGGAGTATATGTCCTATTATCATTATTCAAAGGTTTTTCTGGGGATGGATGGATTTACAGCAGAGGATGGAGCCATGTGCCGGGATATAGACAGGGCCGAAGTTATGAAGGAATTTGTGATACAGGGATCAGAGGTTATCCTGCTCTCTGACTCCAGCAAATTCGGTGAAAAAGCAGTCCGCTCATTTGCTTCTTCCAAAGAAATTGATAGAATTGTCACAGACTGTGATATCAATGCTACAATGCTTGAAAAACTATCGGAAGATCTGCTTATAGAGACTGTCTGA
- a CDS encoding sialidase family protein, whose protein sequence is MTVVRSLDGGVSWKTWKSGYEGPSAYSELAVTDNADLLVLFESGAVEYDERITVVRLSGE, encoded by the coding sequence ATGACTGTTGTCCGCTCTCTGGACGGGGGTGTAAGCTGGAAAACATGGAAGAGTGGCTATGAGGGACCTTCTGCATACTCTGAGCTGGCTGTTACCGACAACGCTGATCTACTTGTTCTGTTTGAAAGCGGAGCAGTGGAATATGATGAGAGGATCACAGTGGTCAGACTATCCGGGGAATAA
- a CDS encoding dicarboxylate/amino acid:cation symporter codes for MSDSTKKKGLFSWYFNANLLLRILIGLILGAVVGIIVGPSIAVVQPLGSILVNLLKMIVMPLVLTSLIVGAASILPKELGKIGVRIFVYYMLTSALAVSIGLIVANVFHPGAGLELAVTADAAGKILKQPKFIDTLIAIIPKNPFGALSQGQVLPTIFFALVFGIGIAVIKNSEDERLAKSGNILFSVFDGAAEVMYIIVRWILEYAPIGVFALIAVVFGKQGASAFGSLGLVTLTAYVGFVLQIAGVYGVFLIINKLSYFKFFKGAREAMITAFVTRSSSGTLPVTMRNMNENLGVPKKISSFTLPLGATINMDGTAIYMGVCALFITNAIGMDLNITQQLTIILTAVLASIGSAGIPGAGAIMLLMVLNSIGITIEAGSAVAAAYAMILGIDALLDMGRTITNVTGDMVGTILVSKGEKELDMSKWGK; via the coding sequence GTGAGTGATTCTACAAAGAAGAAGGGCCTTTTTTCATGGTACTTCAACGCGAATCTTTTATTAAGGATTTTGATCGGTCTGATCCTTGGTGCCGTTGTCGGTATCATCGTCGGTCCCTCCATCGCAGTCGTACAGCCCCTGGGAAGCATCCTTGTTAATCTGTTAAAGATGATCGTAATGCCCCTGGTTCTTACATCTCTTATTGTGGGTGCCGCAAGTATTCTCCCCAAGGAACTTGGTAAGATCGGTGTCCGTATCTTTGTTTACTATATGCTGACATCAGCTCTGGCCGTTTCTATCGGTCTTATTGTTGCCAATGTGTTTCATCCCGGTGCCGGTCTTGAGCTTGCAGTTACTGCCGATGCCGCAGGTAAAATTCTGAAACAGCCCAAGTTTATTGATACCCTTATTGCCATCATCCCCAAGAACCCCTTTGGTGCCCTGTCTCAGGGACAGGTTCTTCCTACAATCTTTTTTGCTCTGGTATTCGGTATCGGTATTGCAGTAATTAAGAACTCTGAAGATGAGAGACTGGCAAAAAGCGGCAACATTCTTTTTTCCGTATTTGACGGTGCCGCAGAAGTAATGTATATCATCGTCCGTTGGATTCTTGAATATGCTCCCATCGGTGTTTTCGCCCTGATCGCAGTTGTTTTCGGAAAACAGGGAGCCAGTGCATTCGGTTCTCTGGGACTGGTTACTCTGACCGCTTATGTAGGATTTGTTCTACAGATTGCCGGTGTTTACGGAGTCTTCCTTATCATTAACAAACTGAGTTACTTCAAATTCTTCAAGGGTGCCAGAGAAGCAATGATCACAGCCTTTGTTACAAGAAGTTCCAGTGGAACCCTGCCTGTAACAATGCGTAATATGAATGAGAATCTGGGTGTTCCCAAAAAAATCTCATCCTTTACACTGCCCCTGGGCGCCACAATCAATATGGATGGTACAGCCATCTATATGGGTGTATGCGCTCTTTTTATCACCAATGCCATAGGAATGGATCTGAATATTACACAGCAGTTAACCATCATTCTGACAGCAGTACTTGCCTCTATCGGTTCAGCCGGTATTCCCGGTGCCGGAGCCATCATGCTTCTTATGGTTCTGAACTCTATCGGTATCACAATTGAAGCGGGTTCTGCAGTGGCAGCAGCCTATGCCATGATCCTCGGAATCGATGCTCTTCTTGATATGGGCAGAACAATCACCAATGTTACAGGTGATATGGTCGGAACAATTCTTGTCTCCAAGGGTGAGAAAGAACTTGATATGAGTAAATGGGGTAAATAA
- a CDS encoding ROK family protein — protein sequence MIFNTRRLKQINLDLVRSALKSEEYSTKNSLAGATGLSVASCKNILDELLQSTEVREIELASSTGGRPSRRFVYNENYAFVLLMYLRVEGSVQTIYSSLVNMLGEQIYESFEDYEQISLKEIDQTLSELIDKYPRIQVLSIGIPGIVNNGTVDSCDIKTLNNIHLIEHLSEKFDRSISVENDVNCTALGYYQRLEKENPESLVYIYYPRDGLSGAGIIVNGRVLKGRSNFAGEVSYMPVWVEREEQGRVQKNTKIFSELVADIILSINCLLNPDCIVLSGQWFTEDLKRAISDSVMKASQPGHSPMITFEPDIHFSYIDGLKYSGMHKLSCGFEIVEN from the coding sequence GTGATATTCAATACAAGAAGATTAAAACAGATAAACCTGGATCTGGTCAGATCCGCACTTAAATCGGAAGAATACAGCACAAAAAACAGCCTTGCAGGAGCCACGGGACTCAGTGTGGCTTCCTGTAAAAATATACTTGATGAGCTGCTGCAGAGTACTGAGGTCAGGGAGATCGAATTGGCATCATCCACCGGAGGCCGTCCCTCCAGGCGATTTGTCTACAACGAAAATTATGCCTTTGTCCTTCTGATGTATCTTCGTGTGGAAGGTTCTGTACAGACCATTTACTCATCTCTTGTAAATATGCTGGGGGAGCAGATCTATGAGTCATTTGAAGATTATGAACAGATAAGCTTGAAAGAGATTGATCAAACCCTGAGTGAACTGATTGATAAATATCCCCGGATACAGGTTCTCAGCATCGGGATTCCCGGAATCGTCAATAACGGAACTGTCGACAGCTGTGATATTAAAACACTTAATAATATTCACCTCATTGAGCACCTGTCTGAAAAGTTTGACCGGAGCATCTCTGTAGAGAATGATGTGAACTGTACTGCTCTGGGTTATTACCAGAGGCTGGAGAAAGAGAATCCCGAGAGCCTTGTTTATATCTATTATCCCCGGGACGGATTATCCGGTGCGGGGATTATTGTAAATGGGCGGGTACTGAAAGGTAGAAGCAATTTTGCCGGTGAAGTCTCTTATATGCCTGTTTGGGTTGAACGGGAAGAGCAGGGCAGAGTGCAGAAGAATACAAAGATCTTTTCAGAACTTGTTGCAGATATAATTCTCTCTATAAACTGTCTGCTCAATCCTGATTGTATTGTTCTGTCGGGACAGTGGTTTACTGAGGATCTGAAGAGGGCTATCAGTGATTCCGTTATGAAGGCATCACAGCCCGGTCACTCTCCCATGATCACTTTTGAACCAGACATCCACTTCAGTTATATAGACGGCCTGAAATATTCAGGGATGCATAAGCTCAGCTGCGGTTTTGAGATCGTAGAGAACTAA
- a CDS encoding sugar MFS transporter, with amino-acid sequence MITTVILFIIYLAFISLGLPDSILGVTLPAMSREWGLTFSDGSLVSMVVIGSTVVSSFISGHIIEKLGTGRITFISCLMTAGALLGISFAPSYLWLLLLAIPLGLGGGAVDSALNNYVALHFKAQHMNWIHSFWGVGATLGPVIMSLSLGGAGTWRAGYRTISIIQLALSFILMLSLPLWKRVQTSNPSEHEAENGEDQLEKTSVFKIKGVAYAFSFLILYSTVEAGIGLWGSSFLVQDRSFSIESAAFWMSFYYGGITLGRFLSGFITMKLNNTQMIRGGLFMAFLGLLLIALPLPQIFSGIAFVLTGFGLAPVFPAMLHETPKRFGRKNSQILIGYQMGFAYLGSALLSPLIGVILQITRAGLLPFIMIFVSTLMFIFSEVLISATSITNRAALYEN; translated from the coding sequence ATGATTACAACAGTTATCTTATTTATCATATACCTTGCCTTTATCAGCCTGGGTCTTCCCGACTCAATTCTGGGGGTAACATTGCCGGCGATGAGCCGTGAATGGGGGCTGACATTCAGTGACGGCAGCCTCGTCTCAATGGTTGTCATCGGAAGCACGGTGGTCTCCAGTTTTATCAGCGGTCATATCATTGAGAAGCTTGGAACAGGTCGCATCACATTTATCAGCTGTCTGATGACTGCAGGAGCCCTTCTGGGCATTTCTTTTGCTCCTTCCTATCTCTGGCTCCTGCTGCTGGCAATTCCCCTCGGGCTAGGGGGCGGTGCTGTCGATTCCGCTTTGAATAACTATGTTGCACTTCACTTCAAGGCTCAGCATATGAACTGGATTCACTCCTTCTGGGGAGTTGGTGCAACCCTGGGACCTGTGATCATGTCATTGTCTTTGGGAGGGGCAGGAACCTGGAGAGCCGGATACAGAACAATCTCAATTATCCAATTAGCCCTCTCATTTATCCTGATGCTCAGTCTTCCTCTCTGGAAGAGGGTGCAGACTTCCAATCCATCTGAACATGAAGCAGAGAATGGAGAAGATCAATTAGAAAAGACGAGTGTCTTTAAGATTAAGGGTGTGGCATATGCTTTCTCTTTCCTGATCCTCTATAGCACCGTTGAGGCGGGCATCGGATTATGGGGCAGTAGTTTTCTGGTACAGGACAGATCTTTCAGCATTGAAAGTGCTGCCTTCTGGATGTCCTTTTACTACGGAGGTATCACTCTGGGCCGTTTCCTTTCCGGTTTTATCACAATGAAGCTGAATAATACCCAGATGATACGCGGCGGGCTTTTCATGGCATTTCTTGGGCTCCTGCTTATCGCCCTGCCCCTGCCTCAGATATTTTCAGGAATTGCATTTGTACTGACCGGATTCGGCCTGGCCCCGGTATTTCCCGCCATGCTTCATGAGACTCCAAAGCGCTTCGGCAGGAAGAACTCTCAGATCCTTATAGGTTATCAGATGGGATTTGCCTATCTCGGCAGCGCCTTGCTTTCTCCCCTAATCGGAGTCATTCTTCAGATCACAAGGGCAGGACTCCTCCCTTTTATTATGATTTTCGTTTCCACTCTGATGTTTATCTTTTCGGAAGTTCTTATTTCCGCCACTTCCATAACAAATAGAGCTGCCCTATATGAAAATTGA
- a CDS encoding GGDEF domain-containing protein translates to MITEELSKRVYWFLWVSFFVIAVNGVLNFTVRHTYFMGYVCIVTSLGIFLSCISFKYNRNMKLTYLRALIVITIHILIIAAYEGSRPSAFLWILPLPLIAFYTQGARAGVLYSFFLFITINLIKVYDLIFISKNNFLTPSYIESITIFIIIIVLTLNFQLILQKKEKQIKNQLYFDELTGLPKRKQLVQDIKQYFNKTLILINIDGFGRINSLIGIEGGDYVLEQTSIRLLKFSAQYSDTKLYKLSSDEFALFLPGLKSPGSIRKLVDQINAIIKEEIIIDNSSIIITASMGISSTLEKILTTCDIALKMAKRQKKPYVIYNHTLNIPQLHKQNLVQLYKLQKAIENENIVPFFQPIYDNTTNTVYKYECLIRLKEDGQIISPAEFLELSKGAKIYPVLTRIMVSKSFEYFSSSDFLFSINLSLDDILDSVTTEHIYSELEKYNIGKQVTFEFLESERIEQFPEVLEFIDRIRSHDCSVAIDDFGSGYSNFDLLLKIQFDYIKLDGSIIRNISHDWKARVLIETLVDYAAKLGAKTIAEYVRDKVTFDMVNQLGIDYSQGYYIGKPEEQILKNCTLALWPV, encoded by the coding sequence GTGATTACTGAAGAATTGAGCAAAAGAGTCTATTGGTTTTTATGGGTTTCTTTTTTTGTTATTGCAGTTAACGGAGTATTAAATTTCACAGTGCGGCATACATACTTTATGGGTTATGTCTGTATTGTAACATCCCTGGGAATATTTCTCAGTTGTATTTCCTTTAAATATAACAGGAATATGAAGCTCACATATCTGAGAGCCTTAATAGTAATTACTATTCACATTCTAATCATTGCAGCCTATGAAGGTTCAAGACCAAGCGCTTTTTTATGGATTTTACCATTGCCTCTGATCGCGTTCTATACTCAGGGGGCCCGGGCGGGAGTCCTATATTCTTTTTTTCTCTTTATTACTATTAACCTTATCAAAGTCTACGATCTGATATTCATTAGTAAAAACAATTTTCTGACTCCATCTTATATTGAATCAATCACTATCTTTATCATCATCATTGTTCTGACACTCAATTTTCAATTGATACTGCAAAAGAAGGAGAAGCAGATAAAAAATCAGCTCTACTTTGATGAGTTGACCGGGCTTCCCAAGAGAAAGCAACTCGTTCAAGACATTAAACAGTATTTTAATAAAACCTTGATTCTCATAAATATTGACGGTTTTGGGAGAATCAACAGTCTGATAGGCATCGAAGGTGGGGATTATGTGCTTGAGCAGACAAGCATACGTCTGTTAAAATTCTCAGCCCAATACTCCGATACCAAACTGTATAAGCTTTCCTCAGATGAGTTTGCATTATTTTTACCAGGATTAAAGAGTCCAGGCAGTATCAGAAAACTTGTTGATCAAATAAATGCCATTATTAAAGAAGAAATCATAATAGATAACTCATCCATAATAATTACTGCGTCTATGGGGATCTCTTCTACCTTAGAAAAAATCCTTACAACCTGTGATATAGCATTGAAAATGGCTAAAAGGCAAAAAAAGCCATATGTGATCTATAACCATACACTGAACATACCCCAGCTTCATAAACAGAATCTGGTACAGTTGTATAAACTTCAGAAAGCAATTGAGAATGAGAATATTGTTCCCTTCTTTCAGCCCATCTATGATAATACTACAAATACTGTTTATAAATATGAATGCCTGATCCGTTTAAAAGAGGATGGGCAGATCATCAGCCCGGCCGAGTTTCTGGAACTTTCCAAAGGGGCTAAAATCTATCCGGTTCTGACCCGGATTATGGTGAGTAAATCTTTTGAGTATTTTTCCAGCAGTGATTTTCTTTTCTCAATAAATTTATCATTGGATGATATTCTTGATTCGGTTACAACTGAACATATCTATTCTGAGTTGGAAAAATATAATATTGGAAAACAAGTTACCTTTGAATTTCTTGAATCTGAAAGGATTGAACAATTCCCGGAGGTTCTCGAGTTTATAGACAGAATCAGGTCTCATGACTGTTCAGTCGCCATTGATGATTTTGGTTCCGGGTACTCCAACTTTGATTTGCTGTTAAAAATTCAATTTGATTATATAAAATTGGATGGATCAATTATTCGAAACATCAGCCATGACTGGAAAGCGCGGGTATTGATTGAGACTCTGGTTGATTATGCAGCAAAACTCGGAGCAAAAACAATTGCTGAATATGTTAGAGATAAGGTTACCTTTGATATGGTTAATCAACTTGGTATAGATTATTCGCAAGGTTATTACATCGGAAAGCCTGAAGAACAGATATTGAAGAATTGTACATTAGCACTTTGGCCGGTGTAG
- a CDS encoding PrsW family intramembrane metalloprotease: protein MYLILSLLLLPQVINFILALVPALILLGYFYKRDPRPEPRQTVTKAFLWGIAATLPALLIEMLFSSLTPSGLHPLASAAIRAFLIAALVEESCKMAVVNKFIYPLPEFDEVNDGVVYTMAAGLGFAFLENILYSMNSGHSWSLLIMRGLTSVPLHGLASGLMGYYIGKAKFAQRDSRMIGLLWAVFYHGLYDFFLFTETALAWLTIPLLLILYKHTRSKMDQAIQEDKDAYRV, encoded by the coding sequence ATGTATCTCATTTTGTCATTACTGCTGCTGCCTCAGGTTATCAACTTCATCCTGGCACTTGTACCGGCTCTTATCCTGCTGGGATACTTTTATAAAAGAGATCCCCGCCCTGAGCCCAGACAGACTGTGACAAAGGCTTTCCTCTGGGGAATTGCAGCCACTCTGCCGGCACTATTGATAGAAATGCTGTTCTCCTCTCTGACCCCCTCAGGGTTGCATCCGCTGGCTTCGGCCGCCATCCGGGCCTTCCTGATAGCGGCCCTTGTGGAAGAGAGCTGCAAGATGGCTGTGGTCAACAAGTTTATCTATCCCCTGCCTGAATTTGACGAAGTCAATGATGGTGTAGTCTATACTATGGCGGCGGGACTGGGGTTCGCCTTCCTGGAAAATATTCTCTACAGCATGAACTCAGGACATTCCTGGAGCCTCTTGATAATGAGAGGATTAACCTCTGTTCCCCTCCACGGTCTGGCTTCCGGTCTTATGGGGTATTACATTGGAAAAGCAAAGTTTGCCCAAAGGGATTCCCGGATGATCGGCCTTCTCTGGGCAGTTTTCTACCATGGTCTCTATGACTTTTTCCTGTTCACAGAAACAGCTCTGGCATGGCTTACAATACCACTGCTTCTGATCCTCTATAAACACACAAGAAGCAAAATGGACCAGGCCATTCAGGAAGATAAAGACGCCTATAGAGTATGA